From the genome of Mucilaginibacter paludis DSM 18603:
GTCAATAGCCTGGAAGAACTGATTCGGAAGCTGAATTTATTGGGTAAAAAACTGAGTTAATCACCCCGGTGGTTGAGTTAATTTCAGCTTAAGGGGTTACGTCGATCTTACTTTTTCGCGATAATATTTGCGTTTTAATCATTAATTAAAAATCGATAATTATGGAGAAAATGATCCGAGAACTCCAGGAGGAGATGCAAGCGGGTTTGGCCGGATTGGCCTTTGAGAACCCGGTAAAACAGGCGCGGGAAGCCGTTGAAGTGGTATTTGCCGTTATTTTTAAATTAAAGGATTTGGCGCTGTCTTATACGTTTGCGGATAAAGACGAACTGATCCGCTTTCACAAGGAATTTAAGCCGCTGTTCGTCAGTGAACTTTATTATTACCTGCAACGCTACCGCCTGGAAAGCGAAAGGCCGGAACCCCTCAAACTGCAAAAAGAGCACCTGGGCAAAATGATCAAACGGGCCGGTAACTGGTTCGACGACCATAAAGCCTATATCAAATACGTTCGCTCGGGCCGGACAGACAGGGACGCCGAATTCTACCTGCCCGGCTACCAGGACAAACTGTATACGCCCATATTTTCTTTTGATCGCGACCCGGCTTTCTGCTCGGCCAGGGGACAGGAAGCGGCCTTGCTGCTGGCCAACCGCCGCCTGCTGGCCGAATGGGGCAAGGAGCTTGCTGCGCTAAAGAAAAGTTCGGGCGGTTTCCTGGGTTTGCCTAAACTCAAATGGACGTTTAAGGCCATTGACCTGGTGGAGCTGATCTATGGCCTTTATCTCACCGGCGCAATTAATAACGGTAAGGCCGAACTGAAGGATATTGCCGAAACTTTTCAGCAGATATTCGACGTCAAGCTGGATAATTATTCCTTCACATTTACTCAAAGCATCCATTACCGGAAAAGCGGCAGCATCCGCTTTCTGCGGGAAATGATCGAGGCAATTTTGAAGAAGCTGGATGAACTGGACGGTAAATAATCGTACCAAAGTTTGGTAAAGCTTTGCAAAACACCGGATTTGAAGCCATGACTTTTGACCTCCGTTAACCTGCCGCAATGGAGCGGCAGGTTTAAAACAAGGAGGTTTTATGTTCATTCATTTCAGTTGGCTGCAATATGGGGTTGTGGCCATCGCCGCTACGGCGGCTTATTACGCCTGGGTAGGCTGGCGCTACTACCGCCCGGAGATCAGGCAGCTGTTCGCGGCGCGGTCAGGGGACGAGGAATTGTGGGAGGAAGAAGTTTATGAGCCGGTAGGACGCGCAGCTGGGGAAGAAGGTTCAGCTTTGATTAACGCAGAGGATATGGAATTTGCGGAACCGCTGGATATGCGGGGTGTAATACCCGACCTGCTGGAAGAGATTAAAAGCCTGGCAGGTATTGCGGAAACCAAAGAGGATTTTCTTTCGCTCTTTAAAATCATCGCTGCCAAATACCCGCAGGTAGCCGGCAGTCCGCAGCAGGGCGCAGTCTATGCTTTCATTCGCGAGCATGTGGCTTTCCAATTAACCGATTCCGAACTCAACCCTTTATTCCAATGAAAAATCAGTTTATCACCCGCAAACAACAACTTTTTGCCAAATTCTTATTGGTCATATGGACCGCGCTGTGGTGCCAGTTCCTGAACGGCGTAACAATGGCGTTTTGTCAGGATGGCAACCAGGGTATTACACAGGCAACGACAATGGTCAAAGGCTACTTCGATACCGGCTGTAATTTAATGTATGCCATTGGTGCCGTGATCGCCATTATCGGCGGTGTCAAAACCTTTCAAAAATGGAATGCGGGCGAGCCGGATACCGCCAAGGTTGCAGCTTCCTGGTTCGGCTCCTGTATCTTCTTAGTGGTGGTCGCCACCGTCATTAAATCATTTTTCGGCTTATGAGCAGCGTATATAGCATCAATAAGGGCATCAACCGCCCGATCATGTTTCGCGGGCTGAAAGCACAGTATATCGGCTATTTGGCAGGGGGGCTGGTCGCCCTGATCGTACTCTTTGCCATCCTGTATATCAGCGGGGTCAATACTTATGCCTGTTTGCTGATCATTTTCGGGTCGGGTACAGGATTGATCACCGTCGTTTCCAGGCTCAGCCATAAGTACGGGCGTTTCGGGTTGATGAAGCGCCAGGCCAAACGTTCGCTGCCGGACTATCTCTGGTCGGGTTCCCGTAAGGTATTTAGGTTGCTCAGAAAGGAGGATACCTTATGATCGATATCAAAAAGATATTTCCAATTTACGCGGTGCAGCATCAGGCAATGGTATCGGTACAAGGTGATATCACCATCGCTTACCGTTTGCAATTGCCCTCCCTGTTCAGCCAGTCCGCTGATGATTACGAAGCCCAGCACCAGGCCTGGATCAAAGCCTTACGGGTATTGCCGCGCCATAGCGTAGTGCACAAAACCGACTGGTTCCGGCAGCGCCGCTGGCAGGCGGATCCGCCTACAGGACGATTTTTGGAAGATGCGGGCAACCGGCATTATGAGGGCCGGGCCTTTACGGAACATAGCTGTTCCCTGATGCTGACCAAAAAGGCCGAAGACCGTAAGGCGGCTTCAAGCAGCTATTCCGGCCTGATGCGCAAAAGCATTGTTCCCAGACAGACCGTTGATGCTAAACAGATCAGTGGCTTTTTTGAAAAGGCGGGCGCTTTTGAGCGCATCCTGTCGGATAGCGGCTATGTGAAGTTGAGCCGTTTAACCAATGATGAGCTGACCGGGACAAAGGCTAAGGCCGGGATTTTAGAACAATACCTGTACCTGTTGGGTGCTGAGGAGCGCCCGCTCATTAAAGACGTACACCTGAAAGATCAGGTACGGGTTGGCGAAGACTATTGTAACCTGTTTACATTGGCCGATGTGGAAGACCTGCCCGCGCTTTGCGGCAGCCGCATGACCTATGATCCTTACAGCACGGATAAGACCCGGTTCAGTACCGGCCTGGTCGCGCCATTAGGTTTGTTGTTAGACTGCGATCATGTGTATTCCCAGTACATTTTTATTGGCGATGAAGGGAAAGTAATGAAAGCACTGGAGGCAAAAAAACTGCGGCTGCAATCGCTTTCGGCTTACAGCCGCGAAAATGCGATTGCCCGCGATGCCACCAACGACTTTTTAAACGAGGCGATCAGCCAGCAGCGGCTGCCGGTTAAAGCGCATTTTAACGTCCTGGCCTGGGCCAATAACACCGATGAACTGCAACGGATCAGGAATAAGGTCGGGTCAGCTATGGCTAAGATAGATGCGCAGAGTAAACTGGAAACGGATGGCGCCCCCCAAATATGGTGGGGCGGCATACCCGGAAATGCTGCCGATTTTCCTGCCAATGATACGTTTGACACGTTTTTGGAGCAGGCCGTTTGTTTCCTGAATACGGAAAGTGTGCTGCGTTCGGCTAAAACAGGCATCCGTTTCGGGGAAAGGCTTTCCGGCAGGCCACTGTTGGTTGACCTGTTTGATGCGCCGATGAAGAATGGCACCATTACCAACCGCAACCTGTTTGTTTGCGGCGGCTCTGGTGGCGGGAAGTCGATGACCATGAATCATTTATTGCGTACCCTGTTTGACCAGGGTACGCATTGCGTGACCATCGATATCGGCGGCAGCTACAAAGGATTATGCGAACTGACTGGCGGCTATTATTTTACTTATACTGAAGAAAACCCCATCCGTTTTAATCCTTTTTATATCGGGCCCGGCGAGGTATTGGATACGGAGAAAAAGGAAAGTTTGAAGACCCTATTGGTTTCGCTCTGGAAACAGGAGGATGAAAGTTATAACCGCAGTGAATATGTTGCACTTTCCAATGCTTTGCAAGGATTTTATGACCACCTGCGGGAGGATGCCGCTTTATTTCCCTGCTTCAATACTTTTTACGAATACCTTGAAAATCATTATGTAAGCGTATTGGAAGCGCACAAGGTACAGGCGAAAGATTTCAGTATTCATAATTTCCTGTACGTACTGCGGCCATATTACAAAGGCGGTGAATTTGACTATCTGCTCAACGCTACCGAAAATCTCGACCTGCTGAACCAGCGCTTTATTGTCTTCGAACTGGATAACGTGAAGGCGCACCCGATCCTTTTCCCGGTGGTTACGCTCATTATCATGGAGCTGTTTATCAGTAAGATGCGTAAGCTGCAAGGTGTCCGCAAGATCATTGCTATCGATGAGGCCTGGGTAGCTATTGCCAAGGCAGGAATGAGTCAATTTATTAAATATTTATACAAGACCGTCCGCAAATTCAATGGAATCGCGGCTTTGGTGACGCAGGAAATTGATGACCTGATCAGTTCACCTATTCTTAAGGAAACGGTCATTAACAACGCCGATACCAAGATCCTGATGGACATGCGCAAGTTCATGAACAAGTTTGACAAGCTACAGGAAGTATTGGGCCTGTCAGACAAGGGAAAAACCTTATTGCTTTCCGTCAATAAGGCCAATGAACCGGGGCGCAATTACCGGGAGGTATTTATCGACCAGGGCGGCCAGGTACTGAATGTGTACCGTAACGAACTCGCGGTCGAGGAATACCTCTGCTATTCTACCGAAGAAAGCGAAAAACTCCGGGTACAGGAATACACCGCTAAATACGGCAGTATCGAAAAAGGCATTGCCGCTTTAGCTAACGATTTAACTCAAATAAAATCATGAAAAC
Proteins encoded in this window:
- a CDS encoding RteC domain-containing protein, coding for MEKMIRELQEEMQAGLAGLAFENPVKQAREAVEVVFAVIFKLKDLALSYTFADKDELIRFHKEFKPLFVSELYYYLQRYRLESERPEPLKLQKEHLGKMIKRAGNWFDDHKAYIKYVRSGRTDRDAEFYLPGYQDKLYTPIFSFDRDPAFCSARGQEAALLLANRRLLAEWGKELAALKKSSGGFLGLPKLKWTFKAIDLVELIYGLYLTGAINNGKAELKDIAETFQQIFDVKLDNYSFTFTQSIHYRKSGSIRFLREMIEAILKKLDELDGK
- a CDS encoding DUF4134 domain-containing protein, with translation MKNQFITRKQQLFAKFLLVIWTALWCQFLNGVTMAFCQDGNQGITQATTMVKGYFDTGCNLMYAIGAVIAIIGGVKTFQKWNAGEPDTAKVAASWFGSCIFLVVVATVIKSFFGL
- a CDS encoding DUF4133 domain-containing protein, with the protein product MSSVYSINKGINRPIMFRGLKAQYIGYLAGGLVALIVLFAILYISGVNTYACLLIIFGSGTGLITVVSRLSHKYGRFGLMKRQAKRSLPDYLWSGSRKVFRLLRKEDTL
- a CDS encoding TraG family conjugative transposon ATPase, with translation MIDIKKIFPIYAVQHQAMVSVQGDITIAYRLQLPSLFSQSADDYEAQHQAWIKALRVLPRHSVVHKTDWFRQRRWQADPPTGRFLEDAGNRHYEGRAFTEHSCSLMLTKKAEDRKAASSSYSGLMRKSIVPRQTVDAKQISGFFEKAGAFERILSDSGYVKLSRLTNDELTGTKAKAGILEQYLYLLGAEERPLIKDVHLKDQVRVGEDYCNLFTLADVEDLPALCGSRMTYDPYSTDKTRFSTGLVAPLGLLLDCDHVYSQYIFIGDEGKVMKALEAKKLRLQSLSAYSRENAIARDATNDFLNEAISQQRLPVKAHFNVLAWANNTDELQRIRNKVGSAMAKIDAQSKLETDGAPQIWWGGIPGNAADFPANDTFDTFLEQAVCFLNTESVLRSAKTGIRFGERLSGRPLLVDLFDAPMKNGTITNRNLFVCGGSGGGKSMTMNHLLRTLFDQGTHCVTIDIGGSYKGLCELTGGYYFTYTEENPIRFNPFYIGPGEVLDTEKKESLKTLLVSLWKQEDESYNRSEYVALSNALQGFYDHLREDAALFPCFNTFYEYLENHYVSVLEAHKVQAKDFSIHNFLYVLRPYYKGGEFDYLLNATENLDLLNQRFIVFELDNVKAHPILFPVVTLIIMELFISKMRKLQGVRKIIAIDEAWVAIAKAGMSQFIKYLYKTVRKFNGIAALVTQEIDDLISSPILKETVINNADTKILMDMRKFMNKFDKLQEVLGLSDKGKTLLLSVNKANEPGRNYREVFIDQGGQVLNVYRNELAVEEYLCYSTEESEKLRVQEYTAKYGSIEKGIAALANDLTQIKS